A DNA window from Theobroma cacao cultivar B97-61/B2 chromosome 5, Criollo_cocoa_genome_V2, whole genome shotgun sequence contains the following coding sequences:
- the LOC18599596 gene encoding F-box/kelch-repeat protein At5g60570 encodes MVFRDSLKETKMNVEGAEYESPVTAGLQGHVSLQPPMSFNHDLRVSQDDWHLLAYILLANKTNMKGVGQGLLDKEVRALTLGYIGLNGKKPLIVARSGESHDGQASDNSLLPGLNDDMALDILARSSRSDYPNLACLNKRFRSLIGSGYLYKLRCQLGVIEHWVYLACNMMPWEAFDPVTEKWMRLPRIPCDECFNYADKESLAVGTELLVFGRELSGFAIWMYSLITHDWSRCPLMNLPRCLFGSSSLGEIAIVAGGSDKYGNVLKSAELYNSELGTWQTLPDMNFPRKLCSGFFMDGKFYVIGGMSSHVDGLNCGEEYNIETRSWRTIENMYYGNNGGAFHPAMRSPPLVAVVNNQLYAADQATNEVKKYDKINNSWNVVKRLPVRADSSNGWGLAFKACGNSLLVIGAGGHGGRDDGVIILHSWDPERGNRDGPEWDVLAVKERAGAFVYNCAVMGC; translated from the coding sequence ATGGTGTTTAGAGATTCACTTAAGGAGACAAAGATGAATGTAGAAGGGGCAGAATATGAATCACCCGTAACGGCTGGTTTGCAAGGTCATGTCTCATTGCAGCCTCCAATGTCTTTCAATCACGACTTGAGAGTTTCACAAGATGATTGGCATCTATTGGCTTATATTCTCTTGGCTAATAAAACTAACATGAAAGGTGTGGGGCAAGGTTTGCTGGACAAGGAAGTGCGTGCTTTAACTTTGGGCTATATAGGACTAAATGGAAAGAAACCTTTAATTGTGGCAAGGTCTGGAGAAAGTCATGATGGACAAGCATCTGACAACAGTCTTCTACCAGGACTTAATGATGACATGGCTCTGGACATTCTGGCGCGGAGCAGCAGATCTGATTACCCAAATCTGGCTTGTTTAAACAAAAGATTTAGGTCACTGATTGGCAGTggatatttatataaactgAGATGCCAGCTTGGCGTAATTGAACACTGGGTTTATTTAGCCTGTAACATGATGCCTTGGGAAGCTTTTGATCCTGTGACAGAGAAATGGATGAGACTACCTAGGATTCCTTGTGACGAGTGTTTTAATTATGCTGATAAGGAGTCTCTGGCAGTGGGGACTGAATTACTTGTGTTTGGTCGTGAGTTGTCAGGATTTGCTATTTGGATGTATAGTTTGATTACCCATGATTGGTCTAGATGCCCCCTAATGAATTTGCCTCGATGTTTGTTTGGTTCCAGCAGCCTTGGGGAGATAGCCATTGTAGCTGGGGGAAGTGATAAGTATGGCAATGTATTAAAATCCGCTGAGCTCTACAATTCTGAGCTGGGTACTTGGCAAACCTTACCAGATATGAACTTCCCACGGAAACTGTGTTCTGGTTTCTTTATGGATGGGAAATTTTATGTCATTGGGGGCATGTCAAGTCATGTAGATGGTTTGAATTGTGGTGAAGAGTACAATATTGAGACAAGGTCATGGAGGACGATAGAAAATATGTATTATGGTAATAATGGCGGTGCATTTCATCCTGCTATGCGCTCACCTCCTTTAGTTGCAGTTGTAAATAATCAGCTTTACGCTGCTGATCAAGCAACAAATGAAGTCAAGAAATATGACAAGATTAATAACTCATGGAATGTTGTGAAGAGACTACCTGTTAGGGCTGACTCTTCCAATGGTTGGGGACTGGCATTTAAAGCATGTGGTAACAGTTTACTAGTAATAGGAGCCGGAGGACATGGAGGGCGTGATGATGGAGTAATCATTCTTCATTCTTGGGATCCAGAGCGTGGAAACAGGGATGGACCAGAGTGGGATGTGCTTGCTGTCAAGGAGCGAGCAGGTGCTTTTGTTTACAATTGTGCAGTAATGGGCTGTTAA